The DNA window GGGGGACCTCAAGGCCCTCACCTGGGGCCCCAAGGACGGCCCCCTCGCGTTGTGCCTGCACGGCTTCCCCGACACGCCCTACGGCTGGCGCAAGGTGGCTCCCCGGCTTGCCGCGGCGGGATGGCGGGTGGTCGCGCCCTTCATGCGCGGATACGCGCCGTCGTCGATCCCGGTCGACGGCGGCTATCAGGTCGGCGCGCTGATGGACGACGCCCTGCGGGTGCGCTCGGCCGCCGGCGGCACCGACAACGACGTGATCATCGGCCACGACTGGGGCGCGATCGCCGGCACCGGACTGGCCGCCATGCCCGACAGCCCCTTCACTAAGGCGGTGATCATGTCGGTGCCCCCGTCGGCGGCGTTCCGTCGGCGCGGCGGTAGCGCTGGAGAGCGGGGCCGGCTGGCCGCCCATGTGGCGCGGCAGGCCTTTCGCAGCTGGTACATCATGTACTTCCTATTGCCCTGGCTGCCAGAGCATTCCGCGTCCTGGGTGTTGCCGCTGCTGTGGCGGCGGTGGTCGCCGGGCTATCGCGCCGACGAGGACTTGCGGCACGTCGACGCCGCGATCGGGGCGCCGGAGAGCTGGCGCGCGGCCCTGGGACCGTACCGCGCCACCATTCGCAACACCCGGCCCTCGGCGCGGTATGCCGAATTGAACCAGCTGTGGACCCAAGAACCCGTGCTGCCGTGCCTGTACCTGCATGGCCGCGACGACGGTTGCATGACACCGGCTTTCGCAAGTTGGGCGGAGAAGGTGCTGCCCGCGGGCAGCGAGGTCGCCATCGTCGAACACGCCGGCCATTTCCTGCAACTCGAACAACCCGACAAGGTCGCCGATCTGGTGCTCGGGTTCATCGGCTCACCCGGCTGACACGGGGTCGGGTCGTGGCGGGACACCGGATGGCGGCGGTCGATGCGCAGTTCTACTGGATGTCGGCCAAAATCCCCAACGACGAGTTTCTGCTCTACGCGTTCGACGGCGAGCCCGCCGATTACCCGCGCGCCGTCGAGCAGCTCTGCCGGCGGGCCAACGCCGACCCGGCGCTGACGATGCGGGTCCGCGACCGAAGCCGATGGCGCTACCCGCGGTGGGTGCCCGCGGCGGTCACGCCCGAGCAGGTGGTCCGCCACAGCCTCGCCGATCAGAGCTGGGACGACGTCCTGGCGGCCGTCGCCGGCCTCGCCGATGACCAACTGGACATTCGCCGTACGGCCTGGCGGCTGCACGCCTTCACCCCGGTGCGCGGCATTCCGGGCGTCGCCGGGCCCGGCGCCGTCGCGGTCCTGCAGGTCGCGCACGCGCTGGCCGACGGCGCCCGCTCCGCGGCGATGGCGGCGTGGCTGTTCGGCCGGCCCGACCCCGTGCCCCGGGTGCCCAGCCCACGGCCGGGATTCCTGCCCTGGCGCGCCGTCCAGGCGGCGCGCACCCATCACCGGCGCGAGCGCGACATCCGCGCGGGCCTGCTCGCTCCCAGGGCCGGGCCGCGTCCGTTGCTGCCGACGAACGCGCGCCCCGACGGCGCCCGCGCGGTGCGGACGTTGGTGCGACACCGTTCGCAGCTGCCCGGTCCCACGGTCACCGTCGGCGTGCTCAGCGCGGTCTCCGAGGCGCTGTCCAATCTCATTGGGGAGCAGACCGATTCGCTGGGTGCCGAGGTTCCAATGGCCAAAGCCGGTACACCGCACGCGCACAACCATTTCGGCAACATCGTGGTGGGGCTGTACCCAAAGCTCGGACCCCAAGCCCGCGCCGAGCGGATCGCGGCCGACCTGGCCAACGGGCGGCGCCGCTTCGGCCACCCGGCCACCCGGGCCGCCGACCGGGCGTTCGCGGCGATGCCGGCCGGGCTGTTGCATTGGGGCATAGCACAATTCGACGCCCAAGAGAATGCGACGCAGGTGTACGGAAATACCGTGGTGTCCAGCGTCAATCGCGGGGCGGCCGATCTGAGCTTCGGAGGCGCCCGCGCGGTGCTGACGTCGGGATACCCGGCGCTGTCGCCGATGATCGGGCTGACGCACGGCGTGCATGGACTCGGCCAGACCATCGCGATCAGCGTGCACGCAGCCGAGTCGGCCGTCCCGGACATTGACGCCTACGTAGCGCTGCTCGAGGCCGCGCTATAGCTATTTCGCGAGCTATTGCGCGTCACCGGATCTGGCCGCCTCTTCGCGGGTCAGACCAGAGGCGACGATCAGCTCCTCATGCAGTTCGAACCACACCGTGTGGTAGGAGTCGATCAACGGACGGCTTAGCCACGTCGTCTCCCCGGCCTTAATTTTGTCCAGTGCCGCAGTCAGTTTCATCGCGTAGGCGCTCAACCGCGGCAGTTGTGCCGCAGCCGCCTCGATGATCGGCATCACGCGCGCGTGCACATCGTCGAGACGGGCCAGCACCGCGGCGTCGTAGTCGGCGTCGTCGTGGGTGTTGGGAACGCCGGCCGGTCCACCCTTGAGCTGCCAATCCGTCACCAGACGTTTGAAATCGGCGTTGACGGCCCGGAAGTCGTCATAGGCGGCGGCCATCGCGGTCGGCTCCATGCCCTCGCGCTCCTCGGCGAGCAACCCCGCGAGCCGCTCGCTGCCGCTGAGCGTGATCCGCAACGTCGCACCTCCGGTCAGCAGGCCCGCGGCGGTCAGCCGCTCGACAACGGGGGTGATGTCGCCGAGGTCCGCACCCAGCGTCGCGGCCAGGTCGGCAGGACTCACCCGACCCTTGAGCCGAACCCCTTGCAGCACAGCCAGTTCAGTCATGACGCTGCCCCCGATGCCAGGCGCAGCGCGATCAGCATCACGATCAATGGCGTCGCCGAGACCACATCGGTATGCCCGCCGTCCAGCATGGCGCGCACGGCCGCTTCGGAGCTTTCCTTCAGCCGCGGGTAGTCGCCCGCGGCATGGGCACGCAGCGGGCTGATCCCCCGGGCGATGTTCGTCAGCTCACGCAGTTCCGGAGTATCGTCTTCCGACCATGCCGACAGGCTCAGATTGCCTTCGCGCACTTCGCCTTCGCCGCCGTCAACGGTGATGTGCTTTCCGGCCAGCGTTGCCGCGACCCCGCTGCCGCAGCCCACCACGGCCACCCGGCCGAGTTCGCGGCTGACCACGGCCGCATGGCTGGCGGCGCCGCCGACCTCGGTGACGATGCCCTGCGCGGCCAGCATGCCCGACACGTCTTCGGGCCGGGTGTGATCGCGCACCAGGATCACCGGCTCGCCGCGATCGGCGGCGCGCAGTGCCTCGTCGACATCGGTGTACGCCGTGCCCGAGGCCACCCCCGGGCACGCCGGTAGACCCTTGGCTAAAAGTGGTGCCGCCAAACGTGTTTCCGGCTGTAGGCCGGGCTGCAACAGGGTCTGGACATGCGCCGGGGTCACCCGCCGCAGTGTCTCCGCGTCGTCGATGAGTCCCTCGTGCCGCAGCTGCAACGCCGAGCGCACCGCCGCCTGCGCCGAGCGCTCCGCCGCCCGTGTCTGCAGCAGCCACAGCTTGCCGTCCTCGACGGTGAACTCGATCTCCTGGATGTCGGAGTCCAACCGCTCCAAGCGGCGGGCGGCGTCGATCAGCTCGTCGTAGACGGCCGGCTGCTCGTCGCGGAGTGCGGTGATCGGTTCGACGTCGACCGATCCCGATACCACGTCGTCGCCCTGGCCGCCGGGCAGCCATTCGCCGAACGGTTCGTTGTCGCCGGTGATCGGATTGCGGGAAAAGAAGGCTCCGGCACCGGAATCGGGGCCGTGGTTGCCGAACACCATCGCCTGCACGACGACCGCGGTGCCGTGCTGATCGTCGATTCGGTAGTGGGCGCGATAGGCAACCGCGCGAGGTGAGTGCCACGAGGCGAACACCGCCTCGATGGCGGCCCGCAATTGCGCGTACGGGTCGGACGGCACCGATTCGTGTTCGCCAACGCCGACGATGCGCCGATACATGTCCGAGAACCGGCGGCGGGTGTCGTGGGCGAACGCTTCGCTACCGTCCACCGCCAGTGCCCGCTCGACGGCGTCGTCGATGCCGAGATCGAGGATGGTGTCCATCATGCCCGGCATGGACTGGGTGGCCCCGGAGCGCACGCTGACCAGCAGGGGATGCGGGCCTCGCCCGAATGTGCGCGACGTCTGCGCCTCCAGCCAGCGCATCCGGTCGAGCACGGCATCCCAGACGGCGTCCATGGTCGCCCCGGGATCGGCCAGATACCGCAGGCCCACCGCGGTGGTGATGCAGAACGCGGGCGGCACCGGCAGGCTGTGCCGGCGCATCGCCTCGATGCCGTGGCCCTTATTGCCCAGCAGCTCCCGCGGGTGGCCCGATTTGCCGTCCAGCAACACCACGGAATGCTCGATCGGCGGGGCCTCGTGTGCGCTCGACGCGTGTTGGTGGGCGCCGCCTCGTGCGGTACGAGCCGTGGTGCACCCCCTCTGTGGTGTAGCTGCTCATCGGGCCAACGTCGGAACGACCGCTATGTTCCCACACCGACCTGCGGATTCGGCGACGTAGCTGCTCGGCGGCTATTGCCCTGGCACCCTGCCGATGATCTAGGTTTACAGATATGACTTCGTATGACACGTTCCATGATGTCGGGTTACTGATCCTGCGGCTGGTGTTAGGCGTGACGTTGGCCGCCCACGGCTACAACAAGTTCTTCGGCGGTGGCCGCATCCCGGGCACGGCGCGGTGGTTCGAGAGCATCGGCATGAAGCCCGGTAAGTTTCACGCGACCGTGGCAGCCAGCACGGAAATGGCCGCCGGCCTGGGCCTGGCCGCCGGCTTGCTCACCCCGATCCCGGCGGCGGGCTTCGTTTCGCTGATGCTGGTCGCGGCCTGGACGGTGCACCGCGCGAACGGCTTCTTCATCGTCAAAGAGGGTTGGGAATACAACCTGGTGCTGGCGGTCAGTGCGGTCGCGGTAGCGACGGTGGGGGCCGGCAAGTACAGCCTGGACTGGCTGATCTTCGGCAAGAACTGGATGGACGGCTGGCAGGGCCTGCTGATCTCGGCCGGGCTGGGCCTGGCCGGGGCGATCGGTCAGCTGGCCATCTTCTACCGGCCGCCAGCCAAGCAAGCCGGTTGATCAGGGGTCATCGTCTTCTTCCGCGAGGACCTTTTCGGGGTGGTGGAAGGTGTTGGGCGGGGTTGACCGCGAATCTGCGAACTACACTTCACCCACTTGCCGACTGGTGGCGCGGCTGTCAGTAGTGCGGGGTCTGCGGCGTCGCAATCTGTTGGCCCGCATCGGCCTGCAGCGATTCCCGGACAAGCTGTTTGAGTCGACGACGACCGGCGCGCCGACGCCAGGGATTGAGAAGCGTCTCCGCAGGCGACAGCCGATCAACCGCAGCGATCACTAGTACGCTCACGGCCGAGTTGCTCGTTGGCCCGGTCGGCCAGGCAATCGTAATGGGCCGTTATGTCCTCGACCTTCTGAAAGCCGGGCGCGTTGATCTTAAGCGCGCGGAAACGCTCGAACTCAAAGGTTGCGGCGCCCAGCGCCTCCCAGCATGGTGCGTCGACAATGGTCAATCTGCCAATCGCAAACGCATGGTTTAGGACGTGCCCCGCAGTGGCCGCCGCCTTTGCGGCCGGCGATGGGCCGGGCCCGTTGTCGTCGATGACACCCTCCTGCAGATGGGCATGCCTGTCGGCCAGTTCAAGTTCGGCCATACGCAACTCGAGCTCGCGGGCCTGGAACTCGAAATTGGCCGCGACAATGTCGCTGATGGCTTGCCGCTGTGGCGCCCGGTAGGTGTCAAGGCTGCGCCGGTGCTCACGCCTCCACGCCAGGCCGAATGTTGCCACGGAACCGATCACACCACCAGTGACGTACTTGAGGCCCTCGCGGCTCTCGAAGACTTGACCGCCTCCAAAACCCACGACATAAACCGGAGGCTATCGGCGTGTAGCGACGGCCCGGCACCTTTCACGTCGGCGGGCCGCTGCCGTCGATAGACGTGGCGGATGCGCTGCTGGATGAACGCTACGACATGGTCGGGGACACTTGCTACAGGAATTTTCACAAATCCGCATGTACCTAACCTCGCACGCGCTTAGGCTTCTATCGGCGAATTCGGGCAACGTCACCAACGCGAACCTCACCAAGGGGGTTTGGCAAGCATGTTGTCCCGCGCAACTGTGATCGCAACACGCGCCTTCGCAACTGGAGTTGCGGTGGCTGGAATCGCCTTCGCGGCACCGGCTCATGCGGACGATGCTGACTTTATTCAGTTTCTAACGGAACACGGCCTCGGCTGCGGGGAAGGATCAATCAAGTGCAAAAGTGCCGACGATCTGATCCAACTTGGCCACTCTGTGTGCTACGACATCGACGTCAACGGACAAACCCCGGTACGAGCCGCCGATAAGGCTGTAGAGATCGGCGAGGGCTGGATCAACAGGGAGCAAGCCGCAGATCTAGTCGCCGCGTCCATCGTTAATTACTGCCCGTGGGATAAAGCCCAGGTCTCGGGCGGCACAGGGGACGGCGACACTTAACAGCTGACGGAAGCTTTGGCTGCATGTTGTCTCGGGCGGTTCTTCTCGCGGCAGCTAAGGAGATTCAATTGAAGAAAATCACACTGGTCACCACGGCCGCCGTCGCCATGCTGATCCTCAGTGGCGGAGGTGCTCAAGCAGATCCGCCACCCCCACCTGCTCCACCGAGCCCAGCCCCCGGGCTCTCACCCGACGCAGCGCAGGCTTACCAGCGCCAGTGGGAGCGGATGCAGTCCTACCCATGCGGGTTGTCCATCCAGTCCGATCCGATGCCGCACTGGGCATTTTGAGGTGAGCCCGTCGTAGTGGTCCAGTCGTTGTGGGACTCTGTTGGCCGAGTGTTCGGGCAGGAAGAATCGACGACGACATGGCATCGAACAAGCGCCGGCGGCATACGCCGGATCAGATCATCCGCAAGCTCGCCGAGGGCAAACAAGCTGCTCGCGTCGGGTCAGGAGCTGGCTGAGGTTTGCCGGCATCTGGAGGTTGCGGAGTCCACGTGGCACCGCTGGGTGGCCCAGTACGGCGGCAAGAAGGCCAACGACGCCAAGCGGCTCAAGGAACTCGAAGCCGAGAACGCCCGACTCAAGAAACTGGTGGCCAACCAGGCCCTCGACATCGACATGCTCAAGGAGATCTCGGCGGGAAACTTCTAACCCCGAGCCGCAAGCGCAGTGCCGTTACGGCGTTGCGCGACCGGTTCGGGGTGTCTGAGCGCCGCGCCTGCACCGTGGTGGGCATCCACCGCTCCACAATGCGCCTGACCCCGGCGCCGATCACCACCGAGGAGGCCGAGTTGCGGGCCTGGCTGCGCCGGTTCTCCACCGAGCGGCCCCGTTGGGGGTGGCGGCGAGCCGCGAAGATGGCCCGCCGCCCCGGGTGGCAGGTCAACAACAAGCGCATCCACCGGCTGTGGCGTGCCGAGGGCCTGCGGGTCCCGCAGCGCCGCCGCAAGAAACGGTTGACCGGTATCGGTGTCGCTGTGGGCGCGATGTCGCCGATTCGCCCGAATGCCATCTGGGCGATGGACTTTCAATTCGACACGACCGCCGACGGCCGCATTTTGAAGATGTTGAACGTGATAGAGAGTTCACCCGTGAAGCGCTCGCGATCGAGGTTGATCGCCGCATCGGCGCCGACGGTGTCGTCGAGGTGTTGGATCGACTGGCTCTCACCCACGGGGCGCCGCACTACGTGCGGTTCGACAACGGCCCGGAGTTCGTGGCGCACGCCGTGCATGACTGGTGCCGATTCCACTGTGCTGGCTCATTTTTCATCGATCCAGGGTCGCCGTGGCAGAAACGCCTGGATCGAGTCGTTCAACGGCCGGCTGCGTGACGAATTACTCAACGCGTGGCGCTTCGACTCCCTGCTGGAAGCCCGCGTGATCATCGAAGACTGGCGTCGCGACTACAACGCCAACCGGCCCCACTCCGCCCACGGTGAACTCACCCCGGCCGAGTCCGCTCTACAGTGGACCACGACCCATCAACCCCAAGCCGCATAGCGACTGGACTACCAAAAGTGGGGAATGATGTTGTGGTTGTGCCAGCCTGCACGGAGTCAAACGTCCTGGAGCTGCGCCAGACGCCGCTCCCGGGCGATGAGAAAGAGTGGAACGGCCACGCTGATATCGACGACGAACCCCAGCACGACGTACACCCACAGGTACTTGACGTCGGTCCTGCGTGCCTCGACAACCATGAAGACCAGCACTGCGACGGAAACCAACGTCAGGTCGATGGTCATTGAGCTGACCGCGTGATTGGCGAAACAGCTGGCGAGGAAGTCGAGCGTGTCTCCGCCGGCCGAGAAGTACGCGATGTTGTGCGCCCAGGTGGCGATGAGCGCCACCAGCGCGATCACACCGTAAAGGATGCAGAGGTTTCTTCGAGCAGCGGTCATACCCGTCAGTATTTGGTCATCAGAGCAATTGTCAATACCTGTGGATCGGGTTGTTTCAGGAAACCTCCGTTTCGGTTGGTTCGATAGGTTCGGTGAGCGTGATGTCGATGAGGCGTTCGAGCAGTTTGCCTTTTTGGAGCACACCGCGCGGCATGGACGAGGCGACTAGGTGCGGGACGTTGGCGGCCCGCACCCGTGCTTATGAGCGCTCAATGACCTTGTAAGCCATGACAATACCGGCCGCACGTGAACGCGGGCCCTTGGTCACTTTGGTCGTCAAACGCACGGTCGCGAATATCGACTAATCGGATTGGCGGCGCGCAGGTGAACCCAGTGCTCGGCCGGATACTTTGTAGAAGTCCAGCAGCAAGTCGGCGTCCTCGACGATCTTGGCGACCACCTTGGGATGCGTGGCACCGTAGTCGGTCTCGAACGCCTCTGATCGCAACTTGGGCGTGCTCCATTTCGCTTACGTCCCTCACGGTCGATGAGTACGGCCATACCGAGGGAGCCCGCGTGATCATCGAAGACTGGCGTCGCGACTACCACGCCAACCGGCCCCACTCCGCCCACGGTGAACTCACCCCGGCTGAGTTCGCTCTACAGTGGACCACAACCCATCAACCCCAAGCCGCATAGCGACTGGACCACCAAACGGGTCCCCTTCAATTCAAGCAGTGCTGATTGCGTGTTAAACAGTGCTGAACGGTGGCAACTCGCCGCCGTTGGCACCTTAGGGGGAGCTGGGCATCCTGCTGCCGTCAAGAGCCATTGCGGATGCGCTGCTGGATGAGCGCCGGGAGCTGACCGGGCTGGGCTAATTAAACCGGACTTAGCCCTCGCAGGCGATGCCGTCGTTATCGCGGTCCAGCTTGGGCTGGTAGTCGGAATCACCCTTCGGGATGTTGTACCGCCCGTCCTTGTGCGCCTCGGTGCAGTTCCGGTACGGCCCGCTAGCGGTTGCCAAGGGAGCAGTAACCGTTGCCCCGGTGATAATCCCTGCAGCAGCAGCAGCAGCAGCAGCAGCAGCAGCAGCAGCAGCAGCAGCAGCAGCAGCAGCAGCAGCGGCGGCGACCAATAGCGCGCGAATCACGGTGTCATTCATCCCTTCTGATGGCGATCTCACTGTGAGGTCGCAGGGAAATGTAGCGTGCCCTCGCTCCGCTCGCGGTGGTTTTGGTCGGTTCGAAAAGTGATCTAGATCATGGGGCGAGCTGGGATTGGTGGCGGCTCTTCGCCCCCGGGGTGCGGCTCGGGAGCGGGGTGGGCGACAGCCGTCGGTAGGTGTAGCGGACACGCTTTCGCGAAGGGCGCCGCGAGCGCGCGCCGGGTGCGTTGGAGGCCACAACAGAACTTTTCTCAAACCTCGCTGTCGGCAACACAGAAGCCCTCAAGCTGCCTCCAACGAACGGGCCCGTCGCAAAAGAGAACGCCACCCCCATTTCGGAGAGGTTTGGAAAGTAGTTGTCCCGTACATCTTTCGTCGCCGCGGCTTTGGCACTAGTTTTTTCCATGCCAGGCTGCTCCTCACCGGGTCCCTCTCAAGGTGCTCCTCATACGGCAACCCCCGCCCTGACCGCCGCACCCACCTCCACCCGCGCACCCGGCGCTGACTTTCACGGTCCAGTGGTGGGGGAATGCGATGCCGAGTCCGGTGCGTCGGTGACCTACATCAAGAAGCTGAATCTCACGACGGGAGAGGAGGTTGACACCGGTAGAAGTTTCCGATCCCTGGGTGTAATGCCAACACTGGCCCCTGGGCGGTTCAGCGGACGGAACAACAATGGAGTCCCGATAAAACCAAGCAGGTATGGGAGAGCAGTGAAGCCGGCCATATCGGTTTTAAGGGCACCCAAACTGGTCAGGTCACAGATGTGACATGTCTCCTAGCGCCAACTAATGGTGATTTCCAGCAAAAGCCCCGGCACAAGAATCCATTATTCGCCGCGGACGGTACCCCTGGTATTTCTGGACCAAGATGCGCGCGGCACAAATGGTGGTCAATGGAAGTGGTTTGATCTGAACACGCAGAAAATCGTGAAGACACAGACTGGATATCCAGGAGACCCCAGCCCTGTCGCACCTTTTTCAGCGGAAGGCTTTCTGGGCCCCCAAGGTGAGGTCGAGCCGATCAACAGCACCGCCGGCCAAATGGGATTGCTGGATTCGGACATTTGCGGAAGGCCGATCCGATGGTTGAATGACAAGCAGTACCTGACGGTTGGAGATTCAACAGACGGATTGGGAACCACCCCTGTATCTATCCGACTTTCGTCCTGGCAGCCGAACATACGAGTCATGCGGTAAGGCACTGAGTCCTACCGTGCCCAGGAACGTCGGGGCAATGAAAGATGCCATCATCGACCCTACTGGCAATATTTACTTTCTAATGAATGGTTCCAATGATCTCGCCCTCTATCAGGCCAACCCCGCCGACCCTTCGCAACCCAAAAAATTACCGTTTAAAGGTGCCTTTTTGGGTAAATGGTTTTGAAAGCCCGCGGGTTTTCGCTGGGTGGGAGTGAGCCGAATGGGCGATCCGGCCGCAAGAATTAGAGGGCTGCTGCCTTGATCGTCTCCACGCAATACGGACACACCTTCTCATCGACAGCCCTATAGTCGTGCAACCCCGCCGTGGGTACAGGTTGCCGATGTGCCCCTTCAATTCGCTGCACAACCGGTGACAACAACGTTCGCGTGGGACAGCTTGCCGCCCAATTCCGCGGAACTGGCTTGGCGGGCAATGGAATTGATCAACGGGTGTTCCAGGGACGGTATCCGCCGGCGCAGCCGCTCGAAGCGCCGCAACAACGCCAGTTGCTCTGGGGGGGGTCAGTGCCTCGCAGTCGAAGGCGGCGACCCCGTCGAACGCCGCGTCGAGCGTGTCCAGGGCGGCCGTCAGCGCCTCGCGATCAACGGCTCCCGCAGCACTCAAAAACCGCCGCTCAGGGACTACTGAAACATAAGTGACACAAGTGATTCGAGGAGCCGGGTGTCACGCATGGCGAACATGACGACCGCCGGCCGAAGCCGAATCAGTTGCTCAGCACCAACTTCCAGTTGCCGTTGACGTTGCGGTCCGGAACGCACCAGAAGTTGTTCCAGCTTCCCGGCGTCGTGGCCTTCACGCCCGGGCCGGCGTTCTGACACGCCTCCCGCGTGGGGTAGTTGCCCTCGGTCTGAATCGTGTCGGCGTTGCTGACGCCCACACCGACCGTGAGCAGCCCGGCCAACGCCAGCAGACCCGCGGCGGCAAAACGCTTCATGTCCATCCAATCCTCCTGTGGGAGCACGAACCGGCATTAACCGTATGCGGAATGGACAGACCGCGTAGTGCTTTTCGTCGGGAAGCTACGTTTGCTGCAGCGCCACCGCGGTGGCCACCGCTTCTAGCAGGCGACCGAGTTGCCCGGCGTCCCCGACGGTTCGGTCCCCGGCCGCCAGCCGGGTG is part of the Mycobacterium mantenii genome and encodes:
- a CDS encoding alpha/beta fold hydrolase → MAEPGWIDVTSPAGDLKALTWGPKDGPLALCLHGFPDTPYGWRKVAPRLAAAGWRVVAPFMRGYAPSSIPVDGGYQVGALMDDALRVRSAAGGTDNDVIIGHDWGAIAGTGLAAMPDSPFTKAVIMSVPPSAAFRRRGGSAGERGRLAAHVARQAFRSWYIMYFLLPWLPEHSASWVLPLLWRRWSPGYRADEDLRHVDAAIGAPESWRAALGPYRATIRNTRPSARYAELNQLWTQEPVLPCLYLHGRDDGCMTPAFASWAEKVLPAGSEVAIVEHAGHFLQLEQPDKVADLVLGFIGSPG
- a CDS encoding WSD1 family O-acyltransferase, which encodes MAGHRMAAVDAQFYWMSAKIPNDEFLLYAFDGEPADYPRAVEQLCRRANADPALTMRVRDRSRWRYPRWVPAAVTPEQVVRHSLADQSWDDVLAAVAGLADDQLDIRRTAWRLHAFTPVRGIPGVAGPGAVAVLQVAHALADGARSAAMAAWLFGRPDPVPRVPSPRPGFLPWRAVQAARTHHRRERDIRAGLLAPRAGPRPLLPTNARPDGARAVRTLVRHRSQLPGPTVTVGVLSAVSEALSNLIGEQTDSLGAEVPMAKAGTPHAHNHFGNIVVGLYPKLGPQARAERIAADLANGRRRFGHPATRAADRAFAAMPAGLLHWGIAQFDAQENATQVYGNTVVSSVNRGAADLSFGGARAVLTSGYPALSPMIGLTHGVHGLGQTIAISVHAAESAVPDIDAYVALLEAAL
- a CDS encoding MarR family transcriptional regulator → MTELAVLQGVRLKGRVSPADLAATLGADLGDITPVVERLTAAGLLTGGATLRITLSGSERLAGLLAEEREGMEPTAMAAAYDDFRAVNADFKRLVTDWQLKGGPAGVPNTHDDADYDAAVLARLDDVHARVMPIIEAAAAQLPRLSAYAMKLTAALDKIKAGETTWLSRPLIDSYHTVWFELHEELIVASGLTREEAARSGDAQ
- a CDS encoding pyruvate, phosphate dikinase, yielding MEHSVVLLDGKSGHPRELLGNKGHGIEAMRRHSLPVPPAFCITTAVGLRYLADPGATMDAVWDAVLDRMRWLEAQTSRTFGRGPHPLLVSVRSGATQSMPGMMDTILDLGIDDAVERALAVDGSEAFAHDTRRRFSDMYRRIVGVGEHESVPSDPYAQLRAAIEAVFASWHSPRAVAYRAHYRIDDQHGTAVVVQAMVFGNHGPDSGAGAFFSRNPITGDNEPFGEWLPGGQGDDVVSGSVDVEPITALRDEQPAVYDELIDAARRLERLDSDIQEIEFTVEDGKLWLLQTRAAERSAQAAVRSALQLRHEGLIDDAETLRRVTPAHVQTLLQPGLQPETRLAAPLLAKGLPACPGVASGTAYTDVDEALRAADRGEPVILVRDHTRPEDVSGMLAAQGIVTEVGGAASHAAVVSRELGRVAVVGCGSGVAATLAGKHITVDGGEGEVREGNLSLSAWSEDDTPELRELTNIARGISPLRAHAAGDYPRLKESSEAAVRAMLDGGHTDVVSATPLIVMLIALRLASGAAS
- a CDS encoding DoxX family protein, encoding MTSYDTFHDVGLLILRLVLGVTLAAHGYNKFFGGGRIPGTARWFESIGMKPGKFHATVAASTEMAAGLGLAAGLLTPIPAAGFVSLMLVAAWTVHRANGFFIVKEGWEYNLVLAVSAVAVATVGAGKYSLDWLIFGKNWMDGWQGLLISAGLGLAGAIGQLAIFYRPPAKQAG
- a CDS encoding DUF732 domain-containing protein, translating into MLSRATVIATRAFATGVAVAGIAFAAPAHADDADFIQFLTEHGLGCGEGSIKCKSADDLIQLGHSVCYDIDVNGQTPVRAADKAVEIGEGWINREQAADLVAASIVNYCPWDKAQVSGGTGDGDT
- a CDS encoding DUF2834 domain-containing protein, producing the protein MTAARRNLCILYGVIALVALIATWAHNIAYFSAGGDTLDFLASCFANHAVSSMTIDLTLVSVAVLVFMVVEARRTDVKYLWVYVVLGFVVDISVAVPLFLIARERRLAQLQDV
- a CDS encoding excalibur calcium-binding domain-containing protein, translating into MNDTVIRALLVAAAAAAAAAAAAAAAAAAAAAAAAGIITGATVTAPLATASGPYRNCTEAHKDGRYNIPKGDSDYQPKLDRDNDGIACEG